One genomic window of Myxococcus xanthus includes the following:
- a CDS encoding carboxymuconolactone decarboxylase family protein — protein MASLEVVRSELADSHKDTRLNLQGVLEGGSLTAEQRWGVAVACAFAARNERLKEAMLNEAKKALANPEPVIEDARAAASLMAMNNVYYRFRHMIGKESYSTKRAGLRMNRLAQVLTNKVDFELVCLAVSAINGCEMCMQSHEKVVLDGGLSEDQVHDAVRIASVIHAAAVGLES, from the coding sequence ATGGCCTCGCTCGAAGTCGTCCGCTCTGAACTCGCGGACTCCCACAAGGACACCCGCCTCAACCTCCAGGGTGTCCTGGAAGGTGGCAGCCTCACCGCGGAGCAGCGTTGGGGTGTGGCCGTGGCATGCGCCTTCGCCGCTCGGAATGAGCGGCTGAAGGAGGCCATGCTCAACGAGGCGAAGAAGGCCCTCGCGAATCCCGAGCCTGTCATCGAGGACGCGCGTGCGGCGGCGTCGTTGATGGCGATGAACAATGTGTACTACCGCTTCAGGCACATGATCGGGAAGGAGTCCTACTCGACCAAGCGTGCCGGGCTGCGGATGAACCGGCTCGCGCAGGTGCTGACGAACAAGGTGGACTTCGAGCTGGTCTGCCTCGCCGTCAGCGCCATCAACGGCTGCGAGATGTGCATGCAGTCCCACGAGAAGGTCGTCCTCGACGGCGGCCTCTCCGAGGACCAGGTGCACGACGCGGTTCGCATCGCGTCGGTCATCCACGCGGCGGCGGTGGGGCTGGAGTCTTAA
- a CDS encoding biotin-dependent carboxyltransferase family protein, with product MTGWLDITGVGAPVTVQDAGRPGKMHHGVPPGGPLVPELLALANLAVGNASGTAALEAFGRLELRARGRSVRVSMGGHAFALADGERLTVPAPESTSVRYVAVDGGLAVPEVLGGRGTLLVARLGGHEGRLLRSGDSLPLGDTNERAEARAPGASLDAAAPIRVTLGPDNRRFGPATVATLLSGAFTVSAATDRVGMRLQGPSLTHGDEGTGTSRPMVRGAIQVTLSGTPIVLGPDHPTTGGYPLIATVIRADWGRLCARRPGAAVRFQEVSLEEAREAWRHHAEHFGVGGRPTPPP from the coding sequence ATGACGGGCTGGCTGGACATCACGGGCGTGGGTGCGCCCGTCACGGTGCAGGACGCGGGACGGCCGGGGAAGATGCACCACGGCGTGCCTCCGGGAGGACCGCTGGTCCCGGAGCTGCTCGCCCTGGCCAATCTCGCCGTGGGCAACGCGAGTGGAACGGCGGCGCTGGAAGCCTTCGGTCGGTTGGAGCTGCGCGCCCGAGGCCGAAGCGTTCGCGTGTCCATGGGCGGACACGCCTTCGCGCTGGCGGATGGAGAGCGCCTCACCGTCCCCGCGCCCGAGTCGACGAGCGTGCGCTATGTCGCGGTGGACGGCGGGCTCGCCGTGCCGGAAGTGCTGGGAGGACGCGGCACACTGCTGGTCGCGCGCCTGGGCGGACACGAAGGCCGCCTGCTGCGTTCGGGAGACAGCCTGCCCCTGGGTGACACGAACGAGCGCGCCGAGGCACGAGCGCCCGGTGCGTCACTGGATGCAGCGGCGCCCATCCGCGTGACGCTCGGACCGGACAACCGCCGCTTCGGACCCGCAACCGTGGCCACCCTGCTGTCGGGCGCCTTCACCGTGTCCGCCGCCACCGACCGTGTGGGGATGCGGCTCCAAGGGCCATCGCTCACCCATGGCGACGAAGGCACGGGCACGTCGCGCCCCATGGTTCGTGGGGCCATCCAGGTGACGCTTTCAGGAACGCCCATCGTGCTGGGCCCCGACCATCCGACGACAGGTGGCTATCCACTCATCGCGACAGTCATTCGCGCCGATTGGGGACGGCTGTGCGCCCGCCGTCCAGGAGCCGCTGTCCGGTTCCAGGAAGTGAGCCTGGAAGAGGCACGGGAAGCGTGGCGGCACCACGCGGAGCACTTCGGTGTCGGTGGAAGGCCGACCCCGCCCCCCTGA
- the dps gene encoding DNA starvation/stationary phase protection protein Dps gives MYRSPSPLPEKARAAIAESLNERLADGLDLHSQIKVAHWNIKGPQFASLHPLFETFAVSLATHNDSIAERAVTLGGKAYGTSRHVGKTSRLPEYPQETTRDMEHVKLLAERIEVYLDGLRKSRALFVENGDSDSEGLTTDIITEFEKHAWFLRASLEG, from the coding sequence ATGTACCGCAGCCCCAGCCCCCTTCCCGAGAAGGCCCGCGCCGCCATCGCTGAATCGCTCAACGAGCGGCTCGCCGACGGGCTCGACCTGCACTCGCAAATCAAGGTCGCGCACTGGAACATCAAGGGTCCGCAGTTCGCCTCGCTCCACCCGCTGTTCGAGACGTTCGCGGTGAGCCTGGCCACGCACAACGACTCCATCGCCGAGCGCGCGGTGACGCTCGGTGGCAAGGCCTACGGCACCAGCCGCCACGTGGGCAAGACGAGCCGCCTGCCGGAGTATCCGCAGGAGACGACGCGTGACATGGAGCACGTGAAGCTCCTGGCCGAGCGCATCGAAGTCTACCTGGACGGCCTGCGGAAGAGCCGCGCCCTCTTCGTCGAGAACGGGGACTCGGACTCCGAGGGCCTCACCACGGACATCATCACCGAGTTCGAGAAGCACGCGTGGTTCCTGCGCGCTTCGCTCGAAGGCTGA
- a CDS encoding c-type cytochrome, which produces MRRTILDAMRNTLFVGAALLAGCAGTVHAPYPPIRADMSPAALERGAAIFHASCESCHRGGDAETASGAPLRELPSYMGRFYAANLTSHAEAGIGAMTDEALARAIRYAVSRDGRLMVMPSYGMGDADLAAVLGFMRSGHPLFTPDSVPAPLSKFSFFGGIGFRFITGNEPVERPASGIPVPPKAATREYGHYMAHDVYDCASCHTDGFSPRKTEGDDVFAGGMAFVDPEGRNVHSSNITFHETGLAHWTLEDFTRAVRDGLAPDGSVLRSPMPRFRGMDEVEARALYDYLRSVPHRKNAVKGARPRLTAESVRPDWGAEEMEEQSAEALPDAVQASAPDETRTGAVPNASSSVKGAGEETSGPLVSPAQPPANHEGTRGEDAHAAVTSSASATASGSAMHTAPGATDKSAASAPSAKHDAANTAAAGPSTLASKPTPTRKPRPAAPKVDAPALFVKLGCASCHAPGARYHDRLAKVSSRSEAELVRWVRNPEQFLPGTPMPTYAELIDEKTARALVRWVKAGGLATLPSTSR; this is translated from the coding sequence ATGCGCCGCACCATCCTGGACGCCATGAGGAACACGTTGTTCGTGGGCGCCGCCCTGCTGGCGGGCTGCGCGGGAACCGTTCATGCCCCCTACCCGCCCATCCGCGCGGACATGTCCCCCGCCGCCCTGGAGCGAGGGGCCGCCATCTTCCACGCAAGCTGCGAGTCATGTCACCGAGGGGGCGACGCGGAGACGGCATCGGGCGCGCCGCTGCGCGAACTGCCCTCGTACATGGGGCGCTTCTACGCGGCGAATCTCACATCACATGCCGAGGCGGGCATCGGCGCCATGACGGATGAAGCGCTGGCGCGAGCCATCCGCTACGCCGTGAGCCGCGACGGGCGGTTGATGGTGATGCCCAGCTACGGCATGGGCGACGCGGACCTGGCGGCGGTGCTGGGCTTCATGCGCTCCGGGCACCCGCTCTTCACGCCGGATTCAGTGCCCGCGCCCCTGTCGAAGTTCAGCTTCTTCGGCGGTATTGGCTTCCGCTTCATCACCGGGAATGAGCCAGTGGAACGGCCCGCCTCGGGCATCCCCGTGCCGCCCAAGGCGGCGACCCGGGAGTACGGCCACTACATGGCGCATGACGTCTATGACTGCGCCTCGTGTCACACGGATGGCTTCAGTCCTCGGAAGACGGAGGGCGATGACGTGTTCGCGGGAGGCATGGCGTTCGTCGACCCGGAGGGAAGGAACGTTCATTCCAGCAACATCACGTTCCACGAGACGGGGCTGGCGCATTGGACGCTGGAGGACTTCACCCGCGCGGTGCGTGACGGACTGGCACCGGATGGCTCCGTGCTGCGCTCGCCCATGCCTCGCTTCCGGGGCATGGACGAGGTGGAGGCGCGAGCGCTCTACGACTATCTGCGCTCGGTGCCGCACAGGAAGAACGCGGTGAAGGGCGCGCGGCCGCGGCTCACCGCGGAGTCAGTCCGCCCGGACTGGGGCGCGGAGGAGATGGAGGAGCAGAGCGCGGAGGCACTCCCTGATGCGGTGCAGGCCAGCGCGCCCGATGAGACGCGCACGGGAGCTGTTCCCAACGCCAGCTCCTCCGTGAAGGGAGCAGGGGAAGAAACCTCGGGTCCGCTGGTTTCCCCCGCGCAACCTCCGGCCAACCATGAGGGCACACGGGGAGAAGACGCCCATGCCGCAGTGACGTCTTCGGCCTCGGCGACCGCTTCCGGCTCGGCGATGCACACAGCGCCCGGAGCCACCGACAAGAGCGCGGCATCGGCACCGTCCGCGAAACACGATGCGGCCAACACCGCTGCGGCCGGTCCCTCGACGCTGGCCAGCAAGCCCACCCCCACCCGTAAGCCGCGCCCCGCTGCGCCCAAGGTGGACGCCCCCGCCCTCTTCGTGAAGCTCGGCTGCGCGAGCTGCCACGCGCCTGGCGCGCGGTATCACGACCGGCTCGCCAAGGTCTCCTCGCGCAGCGAGGCCGAGCTGGTCCGATGGGTGCGAAACCCCGAGCAGTTCCTCCCCGGCACGCCCATGCCCACCTACGCGGAGTTGATTGACGAGAAGACCGCGCGTGCGCTGGTGCGCTGGGTGAAGGCGGGAGGCCTGGCCACGCTGCCCTCCACCTCGCGCTGA
- a CDS encoding LamB/YcsF family protein translates to MTECLLNVDLGELPGEDEQLYALAHVANIACGGHAGDDASMRRALERCERHGTRVGAHPSYEDREGFGRRALDVTPEHLRAQVAAQCGRLAKLAADRHLPVAYAKPHGALYHAANATPALARAVVAGIVEALGTAVTFIGPGTGALHDAALAAGLAYAREGFADRGTRPDGSLIPRGQPGAVLTDHAQARANTVRLATSGSVDTVCVHGDTPGAVELAREVRATLDALALRAEPLGEGALRLVLPEGLERRATREALCAMPGVLDAVITEEHACVYFAPDAPPEEPRLALARLLRIPAPVAGRPLTTISVRYDGQDLHAVAERAGLTEDEVARRHTAREYTVRCVGFLPGFAYLGEVDPSIAVPRLATPRTRVPALAVGIAGGRTGVYPFASPGGWNLIGTALDFTAFTPEEGSVLQLGDRVRFKRVDR, encoded by the coding sequence ATGACGGAGTGCCTCCTCAACGTCGACCTGGGTGAGCTTCCTGGTGAAGACGAACAGCTCTACGCGCTGGCCCATGTGGCGAACATCGCTTGCGGCGGGCATGCCGGGGACGATGCCTCCATGCGCCGGGCGCTGGAGCGGTGCGAGCGGCACGGCACGCGCGTGGGCGCGCACCCGTCCTACGAGGACCGAGAGGGCTTCGGCCGCCGCGCGCTCGACGTCACGCCGGAGCACCTCCGGGCGCAAGTGGCCGCGCAGTGCGGCCGGCTCGCAAAGCTGGCGGCTGACCGTCATCTGCCCGTGGCGTACGCCAAGCCCCACGGCGCCCTGTACCACGCGGCCAATGCAACACCGGCCCTGGCCCGCGCGGTGGTGGCGGGCATCGTGGAAGCGCTGGGGACCGCCGTCACCTTCATTGGCCCCGGCACGGGCGCGCTGCACGACGCGGCCCTGGCGGCGGGTCTGGCCTACGCCCGCGAAGGCTTCGCGGACCGAGGCACCCGGCCAGACGGCTCGCTGATTCCCCGAGGACAGCCCGGCGCGGTGCTGACCGACCACGCCCAGGCGCGGGCCAACACCGTGCGCCTGGCCACCAGCGGCAGCGTGGACACCGTCTGCGTTCACGGCGACACGCCCGGCGCGGTGGAGCTGGCGCGCGAGGTCCGCGCCACCTTGGACGCGCTCGCGCTTCGCGCCGAGCCTCTGGGTGAAGGCGCCCTGCGACTGGTCCTTCCCGAGGGACTGGAGCGACGCGCCACGCGCGAGGCCCTCTGTGCCATGCCCGGCGTCCTCGACGCCGTCATCACCGAGGAGCACGCCTGCGTGTACTTCGCCCCGGATGCGCCACCCGAGGAGCCTCGGCTCGCGCTGGCGCGGTTGCTGCGCATCCCCGCCCCAGTGGCCGGCCGGCCCCTCACGACCATCTCCGTGCGCTACGACGGGCAGGACTTGCACGCAGTGGCGGAACGCGCGGGCCTCACCGAGGACGAAGTGGCGCGGCGCCACACCGCGCGCGAGTACACGGTGCGCTGCGTGGGATTCCTCCCCGGGTTTGCCTATCTGGGCGAAGTCGACCCGAGCATCGCGGTCCCCAGGCTGGCCACGCCCCGCACGCGAGTGCCTGCCCTCGCGGTGGGAATCGCGGGTGGGCGCACGGGGGTGTATCCCTTCGCATCACCTGGAGGCTGGAACCTCATCGGCACCGCGCTGGACTTCACCGCCTTCACACCCGAGGAGGGCTCGGTGCTTCAGCTCGGGGACCGGGTGCGCTTCAAGCGGGTGGACCGATGA
- a CDS encoding peroxiredoxin, which produces MLTVGDKIPNFKVKATVSLEKGKEFQDITNETFKGKWLVLFAWPKDFTFICPTEIAEFGKKNKDFTDRDAQVLGLSTDSEFVHHAWRTHHPDLKNLPFPMLADIKHELCNALGILHKEEGVALRATFIADPEGIIRHVTVNDLSVGRNVSETIRTLDALQTDELCPCNWTKGEETLTQKLSKAG; this is translated from the coding sequence ATGCTGACCGTTGGCGACAAGATCCCGAACTTCAAGGTGAAGGCCACCGTGTCCCTGGAGAAGGGCAAGGAGTTCCAGGACATCACGAACGAGACCTTCAAGGGCAAGTGGCTGGTCCTGTTCGCGTGGCCGAAGGACTTCACCTTCATCTGCCCCACGGAGATCGCGGAGTTCGGCAAGAAGAACAAGGACTTCACTGACCGTGACGCGCAGGTCCTCGGCCTGAGCACCGACAGCGAGTTCGTGCACCACGCGTGGCGCACGCACCACCCGGACCTGAAGAACCTGCCCTTCCCGATGCTGGCGGACATCAAGCACGAGCTGTGCAACGCGCTGGGCATCCTCCACAAGGAAGAGGGCGTGGCCCTCCGCGCGACGTTCATCGCGGACCCCGAGGGCATCATCCGCCACGTGACGGTCAACGACCTGTCCGTGGGCCGCAACGTCTCCGAGACGATTCGCACGCTGGACGCGCTCCAGACGGACGAGCTGTGCCCCTGCAACTGGACCAAGGGTGAGGAGACCCTGACCCAGAAGCTGTCGAAGGCGGGGTAA
- a CDS encoding sigma 54-interacting transcriptional regulator: MQDDFSGAIDGAKDARDLLELATAEDSVGDLLRRGLDWLTRVVRFDLATVFLLKEGRLVAVAARGSLANAKVRQHSLPLSEFPSLRQALETRRAKAFTEEDHAHGDGDPFDGVLDLPPGHSCMVVPLCAGDRCYGVLSLDRAECETYPQPVVDLVEVYGQMLATAIQSAEQRATFERLHRQDHEHAKLLEAQLGGDSEGILETSKSPVMRDLARRARQVAETDTPVLITGETGTGKERLARAIHRWSARADQPFVTLNCAAIPAGLLESELFGHVKGAFTGATKDRAGRFQMAHGGTLLLDEVGELPFDLQAKLLRALQEKTFEPVGSDKTVRADVRILAATHVDLQQAIAQKRFREDLYYRLSVFPLRLPPLRERREDLPQLCAFLLEEQANRTGRRGMRVTPEGLVRLEAYEWPGNLRELANALERATILTRGTELGPESFDVPTRGAAVVAALPEEPAPAAGGPKRGPVLTLAAVQREHIMRVLTLTRGRVYGANGAAALLGLKPSTLQSRMKKLGIARLEQFVVDEA; this comes from the coding sequence ATGCAGGACGACTTTTCAGGCGCCATCGACGGTGCGAAGGACGCTCGGGACCTCCTCGAGCTGGCAACGGCGGAGGATTCCGTCGGGGATTTGCTGCGCCGTGGGCTCGACTGGCTGACGCGGGTGGTGCGCTTCGACCTGGCCACGGTGTTCCTCCTGAAGGAGGGCCGGCTGGTGGCGGTGGCCGCACGAGGGTCGTTGGCCAACGCGAAGGTGCGGCAGCACTCGTTGCCGTTGTCGGAGTTCCCCTCGCTGCGGCAGGCCCTGGAGACGCGGCGGGCGAAGGCCTTCACGGAAGAGGACCATGCCCACGGGGATGGAGACCCTTTCGACGGCGTGTTGGATTTGCCGCCGGGGCATTCGTGCATGGTGGTGCCGCTGTGCGCGGGTGATCGCTGCTACGGCGTGCTCTCCCTGGACCGCGCCGAGTGTGAGACGTACCCCCAGCCGGTGGTGGACCTGGTGGAGGTGTACGGGCAGATGCTGGCCACGGCCATCCAGTCGGCCGAGCAGCGCGCCACCTTCGAGCGTCTCCACCGTCAGGACCACGAGCACGCGAAGCTGCTGGAGGCGCAGCTCGGCGGAGACTCGGAGGGCATCCTCGAGACGTCGAAGAGCCCGGTGATGCGAGACCTGGCGCGGCGGGCGCGGCAGGTGGCGGAGACGGACACGCCAGTGCTGATTACCGGTGAGACGGGCACGGGCAAGGAGCGGCTGGCCCGCGCCATCCACCGTTGGAGCGCCCGCGCGGACCAGCCCTTCGTCACGCTCAACTGCGCTGCCATTCCGGCGGGCTTGCTGGAGAGCGAGCTGTTTGGCCACGTGAAGGGCGCCTTCACCGGCGCCACGAAGGACCGGGCCGGACGCTTCCAGATGGCGCATGGCGGCACGCTGCTGCTGGATGAAGTGGGCGAGCTGCCCTTCGACCTCCAGGCGAAGCTGCTGCGGGCGCTGCAGGAGAAGACATTCGAGCCGGTGGGCAGCGACAAGACGGTGCGCGCGGACGTGCGCATCCTCGCGGCCACGCACGTGGACCTTCAGCAAGCCATTGCCCAGAAGCGCTTCCGCGAGGACCTCTACTACCGGTTGAGCGTGTTCCCCCTGCGCCTGCCGCCGCTGCGCGAGCGCCGGGAGGACCTGCCGCAGTTGTGCGCCTTCCTCCTGGAGGAACAGGCGAACCGGACGGGACGGCGGGGCATGCGGGTGACGCCAGAGGGCCTGGTGCGGTTGGAGGCCTACGAGTGGCCGGGCAACCTGCGCGAGCTGGCCAATGCGCTGGAGCGGGCCACCATCCTCACGCGAGGGACGGAGCTGGGGCCGGAGTCCTTCGACGTTCCCACGCGCGGCGCGGCCGTGGTGGCGGCCCTGCCGGAGGAGCCGGCGCCCGCGGCGGGAGGGCCGAAGCGGGGCCCCGTGCTGACGCTGGCGGCCGTGCAGCGCGAGCACATCATGCGAGTGCTCACGCTCACGCGGGGCCGCGTCTACGGCGCCAATGGGGCCGCGGCGCTGCTGGGGCTCAAGCCGTCCACGCTCCAGAGCCGGATGAAGAAGCTGGGCATCGCCCGGCTGGAGCAGTTCGTTGTCGACGAGGCGTGA
- a CDS encoding methyltransferase domain-containing protein: MKRMMVVFAFTAAMAANAASVSTAQQTVTVQVRGPAGSSIQSPEVPFVPTPEGAVDGMLALAGVKPGDTVYDLGSGDGRIVISAVQKHGAKHAVGVDINPERIAEANQNASQAGVKNKVEFRQGDLFDADIRDASVVTLYLLPSVNERLKSKLLSELKPGTRIVSHSFDMGDWAPTKTVQSEGRTLYLWVVPERGTGGAPR, from the coding sequence ATGAAGCGAATGATGGTGGTTTTCGCGTTCACGGCGGCGATGGCCGCGAACGCCGCGAGCGTTTCGACGGCGCAGCAGACGGTGACGGTGCAGGTCCGCGGACCCGCGGGCAGTTCGATTCAGTCGCCCGAGGTTCCCTTCGTCCCCACGCCGGAAGGTGCCGTGGACGGGATGCTGGCATTGGCTGGCGTGAAGCCCGGGGACACTGTCTATGATTTGGGCAGCGGTGACGGCCGCATCGTCATCTCCGCGGTCCAGAAGCACGGGGCGAAGCACGCCGTGGGCGTGGACATCAACCCGGAGCGCATCGCCGAGGCCAACCAGAACGCGAGCCAGGCGGGCGTGAAGAACAAGGTGGAGTTCCGCCAGGGGGACCTCTTCGACGCGGACATCCGTGACGCGTCGGTGGTGACGCTCTACCTGTTGCCCTCCGTCAACGAGCGGCTCAAGTCCAAGCTGCTCTCGGAGCTGAAGCCAGGCACGCGCATCGTGTCGCACAGCTTCGACATGGGTGACTGGGCGCCGACCAAGACGGTGCAGAGCGAGGGACGGACGCTCTACCTCTGGGTCGTCCCCGAGCGCGGCACGGGCGGCGCGCCCCGCTGA
- a CDS encoding pyridoxal phosphate-dependent aminotransferase, which produces MSDDVPLPAFRAVPRTGVIFVTAEATRRGYRSSNPEWCNLGQGQPETGDLPGAPPRLNQVTIDVADMEYAPVAGLWEVRESIASLYNRLYRRGMPSQYSAENVCLSGGGRAALTRAAASLGAINLGHFLPDYTAYEELLDVFKAFTAIPILLEGERGYAFTAEDLRREVQGRGLSALLFSNPCNPTGKLVHGEEMARWVSVAREHECALLVDEFYSHYIWTGRPGHLPVESAARYVEDVNKDPVVLFDGFTKNWRYPGWRMTWTVGPRQVIDAVASAGSFLDGGGSRPLQRAAIQLLQEEPVVAETMAIHNTFREKRDRFHSRLERIGIRTDRAPDGTFYVWGNVSGLPPPLNDGMGFFRAALDQKIIAVPGEFFDVNPGKRRARPSRFRGYVRLSFGPSMETLEKALSRLEAMVLHYSRTPGQPPPAP; this is translated from the coding sequence GTGAGCGACGACGTCCCCCTTCCGGCATTCCGCGCCGTGCCCCGCACCGGCGTCATCTTCGTCACCGCCGAGGCCACCCGCCGCGGCTACCGCTCCAGCAACCCGGAGTGGTGCAACCTGGGCCAGGGCCAGCCGGAGACGGGAGACCTCCCCGGCGCGCCGCCCCGGCTGAACCAGGTCACCATCGACGTGGCCGACATGGAGTACGCCCCCGTCGCCGGGCTCTGGGAGGTGCGCGAGTCCATCGCAAGCCTCTACAACCGGCTCTACCGCCGGGGCATGCCCAGCCAGTACAGCGCGGAGAACGTGTGCCTGTCTGGCGGCGGCCGCGCGGCGCTCACCCGCGCCGCGGCCAGCCTGGGCGCCATCAACCTGGGCCACTTCCTGCCGGACTACACGGCGTATGAGGAGCTGTTGGACGTCTTCAAGGCGTTCACCGCCATCCCCATCCTCCTGGAGGGTGAGCGCGGCTACGCCTTCACCGCGGAGGACTTGCGGCGCGAGGTGCAGGGCCGGGGTCTGTCCGCCCTGCTCTTCTCCAACCCCTGCAACCCCACCGGCAAGCTCGTGCACGGCGAGGAGATGGCGCGCTGGGTGAGCGTGGCCCGCGAGCATGAGTGCGCGCTGCTGGTCGACGAGTTCTATTCGCACTACATCTGGACGGGCCGCCCCGGACACCTGCCGGTGGAGAGCGCCGCCCGCTACGTGGAGGACGTGAACAAGGACCCGGTGGTCTTGTTCGACGGCTTCACCAAGAACTGGCGCTACCCGGGCTGGCGCATGACGTGGACCGTGGGGCCGCGCCAGGTCATCGATGCGGTCGCCAGCGCGGGGAGCTTCCTGGATGGCGGAGGGAGCCGGCCGCTCCAGCGCGCGGCGATTCAGCTCCTCCAGGAGGAGCCCGTGGTGGCGGAGACGATGGCCATCCACAACACCTTCCGGGAGAAGCGGGACCGCTTCCACTCCCGGCTGGAGCGCATCGGCATCCGCACGGACCGCGCGCCGGACGGCACCTTCTATGTCTGGGGCAACGTGTCCGGGCTGCCGCCGCCGCTCAACGACGGCATGGGCTTCTTCCGCGCCGCGCTGGACCAGAAAATCATCGCCGTTCCGGGCGAGTTCTTCGACGTGAATCCCGGCAAGCGCCGCGCGCGACCCTCCCGCTTCCGCGGCTACGTGCGCCTGTCCTTCGGCCCGTCCATGGAGACGCTGGAGAAGGCCCTGTCGCGGCTGGAGGCCATGGTGCTCCACTACTCGCGCACGCCGGGTCAGCCGCCTCCGGCGCCCTGA
- a CDS encoding APC family permease, which yields MKRGESAPSPSLRVLDVMALTVGIVLGAGIFKAPSLVAAQSGSGEAMLLTWLLGGVASLVGALCYAELASAWPHPGGDYHYLYRALGKGPAFLFAWARLTVIPTGSIALLAFVFGDYATQLFPLGLYSSPVYAAMLVVGLTAVNIAGLRQGTRTQNLLTALEVLGVGAVVIVGLLFTPALVPAAAPPAPAASSGTAWGLAMVFVLLTYGGWNEVAYLSSEVRGSRRTIAWSLLASIGLVTALYLLVNVAYLRGLGLEGMARSEAVAADLMQRAVGSGGALVLSVIIAISALTSANATVLTGARTHYAFGRDSVLFNGLGQWHAKSNGPSRALLVQGAISLALVGLGTLTRQGFETMVEYTAPVFWLFFLLTGVSLMVLRVREPDAPRPFRVPLYPLTPLLFIGICAYVLYSSLAFTGLGALAGLAVLGTGGVLLAVEAVRTRRGSQGTSPKASSSPRLQRTKEAT from the coding sequence GTGAAGCGTGGTGAGTCCGCGCCGTCGCCGTCGTTGCGCGTGCTGGATGTGATGGCCCTGACAGTGGGCATCGTCCTGGGAGCAGGCATCTTCAAGGCGCCCTCGCTGGTGGCCGCGCAGTCCGGCAGCGGTGAGGCCATGCTGCTCACGTGGCTGCTGGGCGGTGTCGCGTCGCTGGTGGGCGCGCTGTGTTACGCGGAGCTGGCCAGCGCCTGGCCACACCCGGGCGGGGACTACCACTACCTGTACCGCGCGCTGGGCAAGGGGCCCGCTTTCCTTTTCGCGTGGGCGCGGCTGACCGTCATCCCCACCGGCTCCATCGCACTGCTGGCCTTCGTCTTCGGGGACTACGCCACGCAGCTCTTCCCCCTGGGCCTGTATTCGTCGCCCGTCTATGCGGCCATGCTGGTGGTGGGGCTGACGGCGGTGAACATCGCCGGACTTCGGCAGGGGACCCGTACGCAGAACCTGCTCACGGCCCTGGAGGTTCTGGGCGTGGGGGCTGTCGTCATCGTGGGGTTGCTTTTCACGCCCGCGCTGGTGCCCGCGGCGGCGCCGCCGGCACCGGCCGCGTCGTCAGGGACCGCCTGGGGCCTGGCCATGGTGTTCGTGCTGCTGACGTACGGCGGCTGGAATGAGGTGGCGTACCTGTCCTCGGAGGTGCGGGGTTCGCGGCGCACCATCGCCTGGTCGCTGTTGGCGAGCATCGGGCTGGTGACGGCGCTGTACCTGCTGGTCAACGTGGCCTACCTGCGCGGCCTGGGGCTCGAAGGCATGGCGCGTTCGGAGGCGGTGGCCGCGGACCTGATGCAGCGCGCGGTGGGCAGCGGGGGCGCGCTGGTGTTGAGCGTCATCATCGCCATCTCCGCGCTGACGTCCGCCAACGCCACGGTGCTGACGGGGGCTCGGACCCACTATGCCTTCGGGCGGGACAGCGTGCTGTTCAATGGGCTGGGGCAGTGGCATGCGAAGTCCAATGGCCCGTCCCGCGCGCTGCTGGTGCAGGGGGCCATCTCCCTGGCGCTGGTGGGGCTGGGGACGCTGACGCGTCAGGGCTTCGAGACGATGGTGGAGTACACCGCGCCCGTCTTCTGGCTCTTCTTCCTGCTGACGGGCGTGTCGCTGATGGTGCTGCGCGTGCGTGAGCCGGATGCGCCGCGGCCGTTCCGCGTGCCGCTGTATCCGCTCACGCCGCTGCTCTTCATCGGCATCTGCGCCTACGTCCTCTATTCCAGCCTGGCCTTCACCGGGCTGGGCGCGCTCGCGGGGCTGGCAGTGCTGGGCACGGGCGGCGTGCTGCTCGCCGTGGAGGCGGTGCGCACCCGCAGGGGCTCGCAGGGGACCTCCCCCAAGGCCAGTTCCTCTCCCAGACTGCAACGAACGAAGGAGGCGACATGA